The following are encoded together in the Vigna angularis cultivar LongXiaoDou No.4 chromosome 9, ASM1680809v1, whole genome shotgun sequence genome:
- the LOC108320524 gene encoding auxin-responsive protein IAA2 isoform X3, protein MWQRSHGSSEERKLELRLGPPSEDSLNESIKKCITERNESPLSLGYFSTHEISASDKPGPGGAMVPTAWSSASYHQHQAKPSYFQLQSRPQNVLMMRKEVPQLCCVENKTFSPSSAEAAVSTSRTASGAVVGWPPIRSFRKNIASGSSSKLHTGSQQYQHFVPDNVASQKPTHNCGKGLFVKINMDGVPIGRKLNINAYDSYEKLSSGVDELFRGLLAEMKLSHIASSHCCSAQRDSCAGGIQNKGEEEKEKANTSFLVGSGEYTLVYEDNEGDKMLVGDVPWHMFVSTVKRLRVLKSSDLPAFTLSSKQ, encoded by the exons ATGTGGCAAAGAAGCCACGGGTCTTCGGAGGAGAGGAAACTGGAGCTCAGGCTTGGTCCACCTAGTGAAGATTCTCTCAATGAAAGCATCAAAAAATGCATCACAGAAAGAAACGAATCACCACTTTCTCTTGGTTACTTCTCAACTCACGAAATTTCCGCTTCTGACAAACCAGGTCCAGGTGGGGCTATGGTGCCCACTGCATGGAGTTCCGCATCTTACCACCAACACCAAGCTAAACCATCATATTTTCAACTCCAATCAAGGCCACAAAACGTGTTAATGATGAGAAAGGAAGTGCCACAACTTTGTTGTGTAGAGAACAAGACATTCTCACCCTCTTCTGCAGAAGCAGCCGTGTCCACAAG CAGAACTGCTTCGGGTGCAGTAGTGGGTTGGCCTCCAATTCGTTCCTTCAGGAAGAACATTGCAAGTGGAAGCTCTTCAAAGCTGCATACTGGGTCCCAACAATATCAACATTTTGTTCCAGACAACGTTGCTAGCCAAAAACCTACTCACAACTGTGGCAAAGGCTTGTTTGTAAAGATCAATATGGATGGTGTTCCTATAGGAAGAAAACTGAACATCAATGCTTATGACAGCTATGAAAAACTTTCCTCTGGTGTTGATGAGCTCTTTAGAGGCCTACTTGCAG AGATGAAGTTGTCTCATATTGCCTCTTCCCACTGTTGTTCTGCACAAAGAGATTCCTGTGCTGGTGGAATTCAAAACAAGGgagaggaagagaaagagaaagccAATACAAGTTTTCTGGTTGGAAGTGGAGAATATACTCTTGTTTATGAGGATAATGAAGGAGACAAAATGCTTGTTGGAGATGTACCTTGGCA CATGTTTGTGTCCACAGTGAAGAGGCTGAGGGTGTTGAAAAGTTCTGATCTTCCTGCATTTACAC TTAGTAGTAAGCAATAG
- the LOC108320524 gene encoding auxin-responsive protein IAA2 isoform X2 translates to MWQRSHGSSEERKLELRLGPPSEDSLNESIKKCITERNESPLSLGYFSTHEISASDKPGPGGAMVPTAWSSASYHQHQAKPSYFQLQSRPQNVLMMRKEVPQLCCVENKTFSPSSAEAAVSTRTASGAVVGWPPIRSFRKNIASGSSSKLHTGSQQYQHFVPDNVASQKPTHNCGKGLFVKINMDGVPIGRKLNINAYDSYEKLSSGVDELFRGLLAEMKLSHIASSHCCSAQRDSCAGGIQNKGEEEKEKANTSFLVGSGEYTLVYEDNEGDKMLVGDVPWHMFVSTVKRLRVLKSSDLPAFTLVSNSHTT, encoded by the exons ATGTGGCAAAGAAGCCACGGGTCTTCGGAGGAGAGGAAACTGGAGCTCAGGCTTGGTCCACCTAGTGAAGATTCTCTCAATGAAAGCATCAAAAAATGCATCACAGAAAGAAACGAATCACCACTTTCTCTTGGTTACTTCTCAACTCACGAAATTTCCGCTTCTGACAAACCAGGTCCAGGTGGGGCTATGGTGCCCACTGCATGGAGTTCCGCATCTTACCACCAACACCAAGCTAAACCATCATATTTTCAACTCCAATCAAGGCCACAAAACGTGTTAATGATGAGAAAGGAAGTGCCACAACTTTGTTGTGTAGAGAACAAGACATTCTCACCCTCTTCTGCAGAAGCAGCCGTGTCCACAAG AACTGCTTCGGGTGCAGTAGTGGGTTGGCCTCCAATTCGTTCCTTCAGGAAGAACATTGCAAGTGGAAGCTCTTCAAAGCTGCATACTGGGTCCCAACAATATCAACATTTTGTTCCAGACAACGTTGCTAGCCAAAAACCTACTCACAACTGTGGCAAAGGCTTGTTTGTAAAGATCAATATGGATGGTGTTCCTATAGGAAGAAAACTGAACATCAATGCTTATGACAGCTATGAAAAACTTTCCTCTGGTGTTGATGAGCTCTTTAGAGGCCTACTTGCAG AGATGAAGTTGTCTCATATTGCCTCTTCCCACTGTTGTTCTGCACAAAGAGATTCCTGTGCTGGTGGAATTCAAAACAAGGgagaggaagagaaagagaaagccAATACAAGTTTTCTGGTTGGAAGTGGAGAATATACTCTTGTTTATGAGGATAATGAAGGAGACAAAATGCTTGTTGGAGATGTACCTTGGCA CATGTTTGTGTCCACAGTGAAGAGGCTGAGGGTGTTGAAAAGTTCTGATCTTCCTGCATTTACAC TAGTAAGCAATAGTCACACTACTTGA
- the LOC108320524 gene encoding auxin-responsive protein IAA16 isoform X1: MWQRSHGSSEERKLELRLGPPSEDSLNESIKKCITERNESPLSLGYFSTHEISASDKPGPGGAMVPTAWSSASYHQHQAKPSYFQLQSRPQNVLMMRKEVPQLCCVENKTFSPSSAEAAVSTSRTASGAVVGWPPIRSFRKNIASGSSSKLHTGSQQYQHFVPDNVASQKPTHNCGKGLFVKINMDGVPIGRKLNINAYDSYEKLSSGVDELFRGLLAEMKLSHIASSHCCSAQRDSCAGGIQNKGEEEKEKANTSFLVGSGEYTLVYEDNEGDKMLVGDVPWHMFVSTVKRLRVLKSSDLPAFTLVSNSHTT, translated from the exons ATGTGGCAAAGAAGCCACGGGTCTTCGGAGGAGAGGAAACTGGAGCTCAGGCTTGGTCCACCTAGTGAAGATTCTCTCAATGAAAGCATCAAAAAATGCATCACAGAAAGAAACGAATCACCACTTTCTCTTGGTTACTTCTCAACTCACGAAATTTCCGCTTCTGACAAACCAGGTCCAGGTGGGGCTATGGTGCCCACTGCATGGAGTTCCGCATCTTACCACCAACACCAAGCTAAACCATCATATTTTCAACTCCAATCAAGGCCACAAAACGTGTTAATGATGAGAAAGGAAGTGCCACAACTTTGTTGTGTAGAGAACAAGACATTCTCACCCTCTTCTGCAGAAGCAGCCGTGTCCACAAG CAGAACTGCTTCGGGTGCAGTAGTGGGTTGGCCTCCAATTCGTTCCTTCAGGAAGAACATTGCAAGTGGAAGCTCTTCAAAGCTGCATACTGGGTCCCAACAATATCAACATTTTGTTCCAGACAACGTTGCTAGCCAAAAACCTACTCACAACTGTGGCAAAGGCTTGTTTGTAAAGATCAATATGGATGGTGTTCCTATAGGAAGAAAACTGAACATCAATGCTTATGACAGCTATGAAAAACTTTCCTCTGGTGTTGATGAGCTCTTTAGAGGCCTACTTGCAG AGATGAAGTTGTCTCATATTGCCTCTTCCCACTGTTGTTCTGCACAAAGAGATTCCTGTGCTGGTGGAATTCAAAACAAGGgagaggaagagaaagagaaagccAATACAAGTTTTCTGGTTGGAAGTGGAGAATATACTCTTGTTTATGAGGATAATGAAGGAGACAAAATGCTTGTTGGAGATGTACCTTGGCA CATGTTTGTGTCCACAGTGAAGAGGCTGAGGGTGTTGAAAAGTTCTGATCTTCCTGCATTTACAC TAGTAAGCAATAGTCACACTACTTGA